One stretch of Priestia megaterium DNA includes these proteins:
- a CDS encoding peptidylprolyl isomerase: MSKNKIIMIIAAVVIIAAVAIGAVAMNKSKVVATVGDEKITKDQLYEALLAQGGSSVLDSLIEQKVISKEAAKQNIKVTDKEINAELENLKSQYGGEDALNQALTSSGVKLSELKKDLKTNIEAKKMVESTINIKDSEIKSYFNENKDSLATEAQVKASHILVADEKTAKEVKAKLDKGEDFAKLAKEYSTDTASKSDGGNLGYFKKGDMVEAFANKAFSMKVNEVSDPVKTEYGYHIIKVTGKKEAQKATYENSKAKIKQTLLDQKYQTEYPTWLQKLKKKYDITNKLDS; the protein is encoded by the coding sequence ATGTCTAAAAACAAAATAATTATGATTATTGCAGCTGTTGTCATTATTGCTGCAGTAGCTATTGGTGCCGTAGCAATGAATAAATCAAAGGTGGTTGCTACCGTTGGTGATGAAAAAATCACAAAAGATCAACTGTACGAAGCTCTTCTTGCCCAAGGAGGATCAAGCGTCCTTGATTCACTGATTGAACAAAAAGTCATTTCAAAAGAAGCAGCTAAACAAAATATTAAAGTAACCGATAAAGAAATTAATGCTGAATTGGAAAACCTTAAAAGTCAGTATGGGGGAGAAGATGCATTAAATCAAGCATTAACATCCAGCGGTGTAAAATTGTCAGAGCTGAAAAAAGACTTAAAGACAAATATCGAAGCAAAAAAAATGGTCGAGTCGACTATTAATATTAAAGATAGTGAAATCAAATCGTACTTTAATGAAAATAAAGATTCACTAGCTACAGAAGCACAGGTAAAAGCTAGTCATATCTTAGTAGCAGACGAAAAAACAGCGAAAGAAGTAAAGGCAAAGCTTGATAAAGGAGAAGATTTTGCGAAGCTAGCAAAAGAGTATTCAACAGATACAGCTTCTAAATCAGATGGCGGAAATCTTGGATACTTCAAAAAAGGCGATATGGTCGAAGCATTTGCCAACAAAGCATTTTCAATGAAAGTAAATGAAGTGAGTGATCCTGTTAAAACAGAATACGGTTATCACATTATTAAAGTAACGGGCAAAAAAGAAGCGCAAAAAGCAACATATGAAAACAGCAAAGCAAAAATTAAGCAAACGCTGCTTGATCAAAAATACCAAACAGAGTATCCAACATGGTTACAAAAGCTAAAGAAAAAGTACGATATTACAAACAAACTTGATTCATAA
- a CDS encoding amino acid permease, with protein sequence MGENTTSMNQLQRKMKSRHLFMISLGGVIGTGLFLNSGYTINAAGPGGTLLAYLIGGLIMYLVMICLGELSVAMPVSGSFQVYATKFIGPGTGFAVGWLYWLTWVVSVGSEFTASGLLMQRWFPDVSVWIWSALFALLLFGLNATSVRFFGETEFWFSSIKVLTIIVFIILGAAAMFGFIPLSGHEKAPMLSHFTGEGGLFPNGLMPVLITMVSVSFAFSGTELIGITAGETEDPEKNIPRAIKNIIWRTFFFFIGAMFVLSGLISWKQAGVLESPFVTVFDQIGIPYAADIMNLVILTALLSNANAGLYACSRMLWSLSDQKMVSTWLGKVTSKGVPFNSLLISMGVACLSLLSSVVAPTTVYLVLVSISGFAVVAVWMAIAASHFMFRRRYIKEGNDVSKLVYKAPLYPIVPILAFVLCFAACVGLAFDESQRIALYCGIPFVLFCYLFYYLKNKKGNRKNESQPIAK encoded by the coding sequence ATGGGGGAGAATACAACATCTATGAATCAGTTACAAAGAAAAATGAAAAGCCGTCATTTATTTATGATTTCCCTTGGCGGTGTTATCGGTACGGGGTTGTTTCTTAACTCAGGCTACACAATTAATGCAGCAGGTCCTGGGGGAACACTCCTTGCTTATTTAATCGGTGGATTAATTATGTATTTAGTCATGATATGTCTAGGGGAACTAAGCGTAGCAATGCCTGTGTCAGGATCATTTCAAGTATACGCTACAAAGTTTATAGGGCCGGGAACTGGTTTTGCGGTTGGCTGGCTCTACTGGCTGACTTGGGTGGTATCTGTCGGATCGGAGTTTACAGCGTCTGGGTTGCTTATGCAAAGATGGTTTCCTGACGTTTCGGTTTGGATATGGAGCGCGCTGTTTGCCCTTTTATTATTTGGTTTAAATGCAACATCTGTACGTTTTTTCGGCGAAACAGAATTTTGGTTTTCAAGTATTAAAGTATTAACGATTATTGTATTTATTATTTTAGGCGCAGCAGCGATGTTTGGATTCATTCCTCTTAGCGGTCATGAAAAAGCGCCGATGCTTTCTCATTTTACAGGAGAAGGCGGTTTATTTCCAAATGGACTTATGCCTGTATTAATTACGATGGTTTCCGTTAGCTTTGCTTTTTCGGGAACAGAATTAATTGGTATTACGGCGGGGGAAACAGAGGATCCGGAAAAGAACATACCTCGAGCAATTAAAAATATCATTTGGCGTACGTTCTTCTTCTTTATTGGCGCCATGTTTGTCCTATCTGGGTTGATTTCATGGAAACAAGCAGGAGTGTTAGAAAGTCCTTTTGTGACGGTATTTGATCAAATAGGTATTCCTTACGCAGCAGATATTATGAACTTGGTTATTTTAACAGCTTTATTATCAAACGCTAATGCAGGATTATATGCATGTTCGAGAATGCTATGGTCATTATCTGATCAAAAAATGGTCAGCACTTGGTTAGGGAAAGTAACGTCTAAAGGAGTTCCATTTAATTCGTTACTTATCAGCATGGGAGTGGCATGTCTGTCCTTGCTGTCAAGCGTAGTTGCACCAACAACTGTTTACTTAGTATTAGTTTCTATTTCTGGATTTGCGGTTGTAGCTGTATGGATGGCTATTGCGGCTTCTCACTTTATGTTCAGAAGACGCTATATTAAAGAAGGGAATGATGTATCGAAGCTTGTTTACAAAGCTCCTTTATATCCTATTGTACCTATCTTAGCGTTTGTTTTATGCTTTGCTGCTTGTGTAGGACTGGCTTTTGATGAGAGTCAGCGTATCGCATTATACTGCGGTATCCCATTTGTCCTTTTTTGTTACTTGTTTTATTATTTGAAAAATAAAAAAGGAAACAGAAAAAACGAAAGTCAGCCTATAGCAAAATAA
- a CDS encoding YqjF family protein, whose amino-acid sequence MKNNWIMKQTWKDLLFIHWPVDPAFLASLLPSQLEPDTYDGQGWIALVPFTMTDIRFKGTPAVPIFSRLYELNVRTYVTYKGEKGVYFFSLDASNPLGVWIARQFFHLPYYHAAMTFNKTQNHISFQSVRTHRDSKKERVKLTYRGTSPSYRSRKGELAHWLTERYCLFTTHQGNVYRGDLYHDPWELQKGECEIRDDSITQPFLRPTDSHDLIVHYANQVKAYFYPFKKV is encoded by the coding sequence GTGAAAAATAATTGGATAATGAAACAAACCTGGAAAGATTTACTGTTTATTCATTGGCCTGTAGATCCGGCATTTTTGGCTTCTTTATTGCCTAGTCAGTTAGAGCCTGACACCTATGATGGTCAAGGATGGATTGCACTTGTGCCTTTTACGATGACAGACATTCGATTCAAAGGAACGCCCGCAGTTCCCATCTTTTCACGGCTATATGAGCTAAATGTGCGTACATATGTTACATATAAAGGGGAAAAAGGCGTTTATTTTTTTAGTTTAGACGCAAGCAATCCACTAGGGGTATGGATTGCACGTCAGTTTTTTCATTTGCCTTATTACCACGCTGCTATGACATTCAACAAAACTCAGAACCATATTTCTTTTCAGTCAGTTCGAACACACAGAGACTCAAAAAAAGAGCGAGTAAAGCTTACATATAGAGGTACTTCTCCGTCCTATCGGAGTAGAAAAGGAGAATTAGCTCATTGGCTTACAGAGCGCTACTGCTTATTTACCACTCATCAAGGAAATGTCTACAGAGGAGATCTTTATCATGATCCTTGGGAGCTGCAAAAAGGGGAGTGTGAAATAAGAGATGATTCTATTACTCAGCCTTTTTTGCGCCCGACGGACAGTCACGATTTAATTGTTCACTACGCAAATCAAGTCAAGGCTTATTTTTATCCTTTTAAAAAAGTATAA
- a CDS encoding GntR family transcriptional regulator — protein sequence MNKGPMIYHSLKDHVYNYIASQIQDGTLLPNDKINEASICSQLNVSRTPVREALIKLASDNLLEYRPRRGFTVKEIDTPKKLEVFEIVGALDGLAAALSIDHLTEEDFTKMDELIKKIDVSIELENYQDYQKYQTYFHRVYLNRCDNVTLKEQLMSLQDGFIRQTYFSDDNKELYAILHVMNEHHRHILKLLKQKKKTDVQLYLQNVHWKIEYPEMI from the coding sequence ATGAACAAGGGGCCTATGATTTATCATTCATTAAAAGATCATGTATATAACTACATAGCAAGTCAAATTCAAGACGGTACACTGCTGCCTAACGACAAAATAAATGAAGCCAGTATTTGTTCTCAGCTGAATGTCAGCCGAACGCCTGTAAGAGAAGCGCTTATTAAATTGGCTTCAGACAACCTATTAGAATACAGACCGCGCAGAGGGTTTACTGTAAAGGAAATTGATACACCAAAAAAACTAGAAGTATTTGAAATCGTCGGTGCTTTAGATGGTCTGGCAGCTGCCCTGTCGATTGATCACTTAACTGAAGAAGATTTTACGAAGATGGATGAGCTTATTAAAAAAATCGATGTTTCGATTGAATTAGAAAATTATCAGGATTATCAAAAATATCAAACGTATTTTCATCGAGTATATTTGAACCGATGCGATAATGTGACCTTAAAAGAACAGCTTATGTCTTTACAAGACGGATTCATCAGACAAACGTACTTTAGCGATGACAATAAAGAGCTATACGCCATTTTACATGTGATGAATGAACATCACCGACATATTCTGAAACTTCTGAAGCAGAAAAAAAAGACGGATGTTCAGCTTTACCTTCAAAATGTTCACTGGAAAATCGAATATCCAGAAATGATTTGA
- the motA gene encoding flagellar motor stator protein MotA — MDKTSFIGLILGIASLIVGMFFKGVNPSVLGNPAAILIIIVGTVGAVVIAFPSNEIKRVPKLFGVLFKEQKMLQPVDLVSMFSEWGQVVRKEGLLSLEAQIIDVDDPFLKNGLNLAIDGQSADYIRDVLSEEIDAMEERHQTGASIFALAGTYAPTLGVLGAVIGLIAALGNMEDTDTLGHAISAAFVATLLGIFTGYVLWHPFANKLKRKSKHEVKVKYMMIEGVLSLLEGETPKVIEQKLASYLPTAERKKLLQESEVGINE, encoded by the coding sequence ATGGATAAAACATCTTTTATTGGACTGATTTTAGGAATAGCCTCTCTTATTGTAGGTATGTTTTTCAAAGGGGTTAATCCATCTGTGTTAGGAAATCCGGCTGCTATTTTAATTATTATTGTCGGAACCGTCGGAGCAGTAGTGATTGCATTTCCTTCAAATGAAATCAAGAGAGTCCCAAAACTGTTTGGTGTCCTGTTTAAAGAACAAAAAATGCTGCAGCCCGTTGATTTAGTATCCATGTTTTCTGAATGGGGACAAGTTGTTCGAAAAGAAGGGTTACTATCACTTGAAGCCCAAATTATTGATGTAGATGACCCTTTCTTAAAAAATGGTTTGAATTTAGCTATTGATGGTCAAAGTGCGGATTATATACGAGACGTGTTGTCTGAAGAAATTGATGCTATGGAAGAAAGACATCAAACGGGTGCAAGTATTTTCGCTTTAGCAGGTACATATGCTCCAACTCTGGGTGTACTTGGAGCTGTTATAGGGTTAATTGCTGCGCTTGGGAACATGGAAGATACAGATACGCTAGGACATGCGATCAGCGCGGCGTTTGTTGCTACGCTTCTTGGTATTTTTACTGGGTATGTACTATGGCATCCGTTTGCAAATAAACTAAAGCGTAAATCGAAACATGAGGTAAAGGTAAAGTATATGATGATCGAAGGAGTGCTTTCACTCTTAGAAGGAGAAACACCAAAAGTAATTGAGCAAAAGCTGGCTTCTTATTTGCCAACAGCGGAACGTAAAAAGCTTCTTCAAGAAAGTGAAGTGGGCATAAATGAGTAG
- a CDS encoding serine/threonine protein kinase: MDKTIKQLVSLVETSLLTQVTIQSESDYDPVEVTNKTKEWVLIGKGNYAGVFTHENYPEFVVKVYGREIYGVKKEAQVYRKLGVHPAYSQLFHEGKTYLILKRLTGVTLYDAVQRGIKIPEQVIKDVNKALDYARSQGLNPYDVHGKNVMMKDGRGYVVDISDFYKKGIDKKWTDLVKAYYTFYPFIDKYHIRLPYPLLNVIRKAYRLYRRIKSKRSFR, translated from the coding sequence ATGGATAAAACAATTAAACAGTTAGTGTCGCTAGTTGAAACATCATTACTAACGCAAGTTACGATTCAAAGTGAAAGTGACTATGATCCAGTTGAAGTTACGAACAAAACAAAAGAGTGGGTACTTATTGGTAAAGGAAACTATGCCGGTGTGTTTACGCACGAAAATTATCCTGAATTTGTCGTGAAAGTATACGGAAGAGAAATTTATGGTGTAAAAAAAGAAGCGCAAGTGTATAGAAAGCTGGGCGTTCACCCAGCTTATTCTCAACTTTTTCATGAGGGAAAGACGTACTTGATTCTAAAAAGACTTACAGGCGTTACTTTGTATGATGCCGTACAGCGGGGAATAAAGATTCCAGAACAAGTCATAAAAGATGTGAACAAAGCTTTGGACTATGCAAGAAGCCAGGGTTTAAACCCGTATGATGTGCATGGCAAAAATGTCATGATGAAAGATGGAAGAGGGTATGTGGTGGATATTTCTGACTTTTATAAGAAAGGTATTGATAAAAAATGGACAGACCTTGTAAAAGCTTATTACACCTTTTATCCGTTTATTGATAAGTATCATATCCGCTTGCCGTACCCGCTTTTAAACGTTATCAGAAAAGCATATCGTCTATATCGTAGAATCAAATCAAAAAGGAGTTTCCGCTAA
- the motB gene encoding flagellar motor protein MotB, with protein MSRRRKRKHEEDHVDESWLLPYSDLLTLLLALFIVLFAMSSVDAQKFKNLSRAFNEAFVGGTGVMEFQSLQESEEVVQPSNTPAAKSTEKTNEVETALNQSPASSQSLTSEQKEQTIREADQEELQQIQSKINAYIQKKNLTNQLQTSLTEEGLLISIRDNVLFDSGRAQVRSEDTKIANDISELLVIDPPRNIIISGHTDNVPIRNAGFESNWELSVMRAVNFMKVILKNDKLNPSMFSAKGFGEFKPVTSNNTAEGQAKNRRVEILITPRTIKQP; from the coding sequence ATGAGTAGACGCAGAAAACGAAAGCACGAGGAGGACCATGTTGACGAAAGCTGGCTGCTTCCTTACTCAGATTTGCTTACACTTTTACTTGCTTTATTCATTGTATTGTTTGCAATGAGCTCAGTGGATGCGCAAAAATTTAAGAACCTTTCTCGCGCATTTAATGAAGCGTTCGTTGGAGGAACGGGCGTGATGGAATTTCAATCTCTGCAGGAATCTGAAGAAGTGGTTCAGCCTTCAAATACTCCTGCAGCTAAAAGTACGGAAAAAACAAATGAAGTGGAGACAGCTCTCAATCAGTCTCCTGCTTCTTCACAATCGTTAACGAGCGAACAAAAGGAGCAAACCATTCGAGAAGCTGATCAAGAAGAGCTTCAGCAAATTCAATCTAAAATTAATGCGTATATTCAAAAGAAAAACTTAACAAATCAATTACAGACTTCGCTAACCGAGGAAGGTCTCTTAATTTCCATTCGAGACAATGTATTGTTTGATTCGGGAAGAGCACAAGTTCGGAGTGAAGATACAAAAATCGCAAATGATATTTCAGAGCTTTTGGTGATTGATCCTCCTCGTAATATTATTATTAGCGGTCACACCGATAACGTACCTATTCGCAACGCTGGTTTTGAATCCAACTGGGAGTTAAGCGTGATGAGAGCAGTTAACTTTATGAAAGTTATCTTAAAAAATGATAAGCTTAATCCAAGCATGTTCAGTGCAAAAGGATTTGGAGAGTTCAAACCGGTGACATCTAACAATACAGCAGAGGGGCAAGCGAAAAATAGAAGGGTTGAAATATTGATTACTCCTCGTACAATTAAACAGCCGTAA
- a CDS encoding acyltransferase family protein: MAKRDAYFDNVKFILIVLVVFGHLLTPFINDEQWLRTLYIFIYTFHMPAFILISGYFAKGYRKKGYMWKMAKKVLFPYIIFQLIYAVYDYKLYDESSFEVSVFQPAWSLWFLLSLFCWNAMLFIFTKIKYPLAVAAVLGIMIGLCEPLETTLSLSRTFVFFPFFLAGFYMKKEHFKKLTSVSCKKVAGGTLLIIALWIQYIAPDFEKEWLFGSKSYASLGVNQVEGMIIRTLFYSISLAMTVSFLALIPTQTMSFTSRGAQTFYVYLLHGFLIKYIRLSSFGDWIESVQGYSILLIGACGVAWLLSSKYVSTIARPLIELKPLPTRKSLSLGK, from the coding sequence ATGGCTAAGCGGGATGCGTATTTTGATAACGTAAAATTCATCTTAATTGTATTAGTAGTGTTTGGCCATTTGTTAACTCCCTTCATCAATGATGAACAGTGGTTACGAACGCTCTACATATTTATTTACACTTTTCATATGCCAGCGTTTATTTTAATAAGCGGATATTTTGCAAAGGGATACCGAAAGAAAGGATATATGTGGAAGATGGCGAAGAAAGTATTGTTTCCCTATATTATCTTTCAACTTATCTATGCGGTATATGATTATAAACTGTATGATGAATCGTCATTCGAAGTTTCAGTGTTTCAGCCAGCTTGGTCACTGTGGTTTTTACTAAGTTTATTTTGTTGGAATGCAATGCTGTTCATTTTTACAAAGATCAAATATCCTTTAGCCGTCGCGGCAGTTTTAGGAATTATGATTGGCTTATGTGAGCCGCTGGAAACAACGTTAAGTCTTTCTAGAACATTTGTATTCTTTCCCTTCTTCTTAGCAGGGTTTTATATGAAAAAAGAACATTTTAAAAAGTTGACGTCTGTTTCTTGTAAGAAAGTAGCTGGAGGCACATTGCTGATTATTGCTCTGTGGATCCAGTATATAGCACCGGATTTTGAGAAGGAGTGGCTATTTGGTTCAAAATCTTATGCCTCCTTAGGTGTAAATCAAGTAGAGGGAATGATCATTCGTACACTATTTTATAGCATCAGCTTAGCAATGACGGTTTCCTTTCTAGCTTTGATCCCTACACAGACGATGTCTTTTACATCTCGAGGTGCTCAAACCTTTTATGTGTATTTGCTACATGGATTTCTAATTAAATATATTCGCTTATCTTCTTTTGGAGACTGGATAGAAAGTGTACAAGGATACAGCATTCTTCTGATTGGAGCTTGTGGAGTGGCGTGGTTGTTGTCGAGTAAATACGTATCTACGATTGCAAGGCCTTTAATTGAGCTTAAACCGTTACCAACGCGCAAAAGTTTAAGTTTAGGTAAGTAA
- the nhaC gene encoding Na+/H+ antiporter NhaC yields the protein MNTTRLPSMWEIMIVLALFLAVVISFATVFDLPIQLALFISWFIVMALGVRLGYTYNQLQGAITRGISNGLEAILILLAVGTLIGTWIAGGVVPSLIYFGLEFINPTFFLLATLIICSITSISTGTSWGTVGTAGIAMMGIGQGLGMPLPLVAGAVISGAYFGDKLSPLSDSTILSASMARVNVIDHVKAMLVLDIPAYLITAVLFTVTGFMYGGKDFDAGRVEELKSSLLDTFHISGWMLIPALAVIVLLALKKPSLPAIAIGSLLGIIWAVVFQHMDVASAFNTAYEGFKINTDNTFLSELLNRGGILSMVDSIIVIIFGLGFGGLLDELGVLEVLLSKFEKILVNSGNVTASTIFVGLLGNIFGCAMYVSLILTPKIMEKSYDKLRIQRLVLARNSEVGGTLTSGMVPWTDNGVFLATTLGISTFAYLPFMWLSFVSIILAIIYGYTGKFIWYVTEEKQRSSIAK from the coding sequence TTGAACACAACCCGTTTACCATCTATGTGGGAAATAATGATTGTGCTTGCTTTATTTTTAGCTGTTGTTATTTCATTTGCAACTGTTTTTGATTTACCTATTCAGCTCGCTTTATTTATTTCATGGTTTATTGTTATGGCATTAGGAGTACGACTTGGGTATACGTATAATCAGCTGCAAGGGGCCATTACAAGAGGAATATCAAACGGCTTAGAAGCTATTTTAATTTTATTAGCCGTCGGTACGTTAATTGGAACATGGATTGCCGGAGGAGTTGTTCCTTCTCTTATTTATTTTGGATTAGAGTTTATTAATCCAACATTCTTTTTACTTGCTACACTTATCATTTGCTCTATTACCTCGATTTCAACAGGAACATCTTGGGGAACGGTTGGCACAGCTGGAATTGCGATGATGGGAATTGGACAGGGGCTAGGTATGCCGCTTCCTTTAGTAGCAGGAGCCGTGATTTCAGGAGCTTATTTTGGAGACAAACTTTCTCCTCTTTCTGACAGTACCATTTTATCTGCGTCAATGGCTCGAGTGAATGTTATTGATCACGTAAAAGCAATGTTAGTTTTAGATATTCCTGCTTACCTCATTACGGCAGTACTATTTACCGTAACAGGATTTATGTATGGAGGTAAAGATTTTGATGCTGGACGTGTAGAAGAATTAAAGTCTTCGCTGTTGGATACATTCCATATCAGCGGGTGGATGCTGATTCCTGCTTTGGCTGTCATTGTCCTTTTAGCATTAAAGAAACCTTCTCTTCCAGCAATTGCAATTGGTTCATTGTTAGGAATTATATGGGCAGTTGTCTTTCAACATATGGATGTGGCGAGCGCATTTAATACCGCTTATGAAGGATTTAAAATTAATACCGATAATACATTTTTAAGTGAGCTGTTAAACCGAGGCGGGATTTTAAGCATGGTTGACTCTATTATTGTGATTATTTTCGGTCTAGGATTTGGCGGTTTATTAGATGAGCTGGGCGTCTTAGAAGTCCTGCTATCTAAATTTGAAAAAATTCTTGTCAATTCAGGAAACGTTACGGCTTCTACTATTTTCGTTGGGTTATTAGGAAATATATTTGGTTGTGCGATGTATGTTTCATTGATTTTAACACCGAAAATTATGGAGAAAAGTTATGACAAGTTAAGAATACAGCGTCTGGTGCTTGCCCGTAACTCAGAAGTAGGGGGAACCTTAACTTCAGGGATGGTTCCGTGGACGGACAACGGTGTATTTCTAGCTACAACGCTTGGGATTTCTACATTCGCTTATCTGCCGTTTATGTGGCTCAGCTTTGTCTCTATTATTTTGGCGATTATTTACGGATATACAGGGAAATTCATTTGGTACGTAACCGAAGAAAAACAACGTTCTTCTATAGCGAAATAA
- a CDS encoding NAD(P)/FAD-dependent oxidoreductase — MRRVGIVGAGMTGLTAAAELQKEGIEVFLLDKGKSVGGRMATRRVGDGKADHGAQFFTVRSDEFQQDVNKWIADRKVKKWFGDHHPRYQSMNGMNALAKYLAEDLRVYVNRKVQTIDFQNGRYQLYTEENEVFEATDIILTPPSPQVIEVLNNSKLQADQSVLKTLKFSPCLVAIVELYTEMLYGDHGQLTNPSSTIQRIVNHQQKGISKTPVLSIYMNKDWSEKHFDEHEHELLRAIKNEIKEWIGANHIKSIQLKKWRYAEVEQVLHQPFAEIMPSLLVAGDAFLRREDETNHSRLESAYLSGKSAAAELMGKNI; from the coding sequence ATGAGACGAGTAGGAATAGTAGGTGCTGGAATGACGGGTCTTACAGCAGCGGCTGAATTACAAAAAGAAGGAATAGAGGTCTTTCTTCTTGATAAGGGTAAAAGTGTAGGGGGACGAATGGCTACCCGAAGAGTAGGGGATGGAAAAGCAGATCACGGAGCTCAATTTTTTACAGTGAGATCCGATGAATTTCAACAAGACGTAAATAAATGGATAGCTGATAGAAAGGTTAAGAAGTGGTTTGGTGACCATCACCCTCGGTATCAAAGTATGAATGGCATGAATGCGCTAGCTAAATATTTAGCTGAAGATCTACGCGTATACGTGAATCGAAAAGTTCAAACCATTGATTTTCAAAACGGAAGGTATCAGCTGTATACAGAAGAAAATGAGGTTTTTGAAGCGACTGATATCATTCTTACACCTCCGTCTCCTCAGGTTATTGAGGTACTTAATAATAGTAAGCTGCAAGCGGACCAATCTGTTCTTAAAACACTGAAATTTAGCCCCTGCTTGGTTGCTATCGTGGAGCTTTACACAGAGATGCTGTATGGTGATCATGGTCAACTCACGAATCCATCTAGCACAATCCAAAGAATCGTTAATCATCAGCAAAAAGGAATATCAAAGACGCCCGTTCTTAGCATATATATGAATAAAGACTGGTCAGAAAAACATTTTGATGAACATGAACATGAGTTGCTGCGGGCGATAAAAAATGAAATAAAAGAATGGATAGGTGCAAATCATATTAAAAGCATTCAGTTAAAGAAATGGCGCTATGCAGAGGTTGAACAAGTTCTTCATCAGCCCTTTGCTGAAATTATGCCGTCGCTACTGGTGGCAGGAGATGCTTTTTTAAGAAGGGAAGACGAGACGAATCACTCACGGTTAGAGAGCGCATATTTGTCAGGGAAATCGGCAGCCGCTGAATTAATGGGAAAGAACATCTAG
- the msrA gene encoding peptide-methionine (S)-S-oxide reductase MsrA, which translates to MKEYATFAGGCFWCMVAPFDQLTGISSIRSGYAKDEQITSETKQESEYVEAVQIVWDPSQIKFEELLNLYWQQIDPTDSGGQFSDRGPSYRAIIFYHNEKQKEAAFDSKRKLAQSGRFKRPIVTPILPFSSFYEAEEQQQDYYRKNAFHYKLYKEGSGRTDFLTQHWPKDRSYIKKVLTPMQYFVTQESGTEPPFTNLYWNNKKQGIYVDLLTGEALFKTSDQLPSHTGWPVFKRPILYGNIKKVPMQHETALKSKEGNNYLGLLLTEENSEYYQVNSAALRFIPKEKLKEEGYEDFLILF; encoded by the coding sequence ATGAAAGAATATGCAACGTTTGCGGGAGGATGCTTTTGGTGCATGGTCGCTCCTTTTGATCAGCTTACAGGAATCAGCAGTATCCGCTCGGGCTACGCTAAAGATGAACAAATTACTTCTGAAACTAAACAGGAAAGCGAATACGTAGAAGCAGTACAAATTGTATGGGATCCTTCTCAAATTAAGTTTGAAGAGCTGCTTAACCTGTATTGGCAGCAAATTGACCCTACGGATTCCGGCGGACAGTTTTCAGACCGCGGACCGTCGTATCGAGCCATTATTTTTTATCATAACGAAAAACAAAAAGAAGCGGCTTTCGACTCTAAAAGAAAGCTAGCCCAAAGCGGGCGCTTTAAGCGTCCTATCGTCACACCTATTTTACCTTTTTCTTCTTTTTACGAAGCAGAAGAGCAGCAGCAGGATTATTATCGAAAAAACGCATTTCACTATAAATTATACAAAGAAGGCTCGGGGCGAACTGATTTTCTGACGCAGCATTGGCCAAAGGACCGCTCTTACATCAAAAAGGTCCTAACGCCTATGCAATACTTTGTTACGCAGGAAAGCGGAACCGAACCTCCTTTTACAAATTTATATTGGAATAACAAAAAACAAGGAATTTACGTTGATCTTCTAACGGGAGAAGCACTGTTTAAAACGTCAGATCAGCTCCCTTCCCATACAGGGTGGCCGGTTTTTAAACGCCCTATTTTATACGGAAATATAAAAAAAGTTCCGATGCAGCATGAAACAGCACTAAAAAGCAAAGAAGGAAATAACTATTTGGGTTTACTATTAACCGAAGAAAACAGCGAATACTATCAAGTAAATTCCGCGGCTTTGCGCTTCATTCCAAAAGAGAAGCTTAAAGAAGAAGGGTATGAAGACTTTTTAATTTTGTTTTGA